Proteins from one Mycolicibacter virginiensis genomic window:
- a CDS encoding MgtC/SapB family protein, producing the protein MQTLSVAEFTLRLAVGLGCGALIGLERQWRARMAGLRTNALVAAGATLFVLYAVAVEPNSTRVASYVVSGVGFLGGGVILREGFNVRGLNTAATLWCSAAVGVLAAAGDLAFALIGTGAIVATHLLLRPLGRLIDRDQHVEEDEPQSPYEVQVICRPKSEKYLRAQIVQHTASNDLILRGIHTVRAGEDNIALTASMLSDSRAPDRLERLVGELSLQPGVYAVQWHAEDQSTLSSD; encoded by the coding sequence ATGCAGACGCTGAGCGTCGCCGAGTTCACGTTGCGACTGGCTGTCGGGCTGGGCTGCGGTGCACTGATCGGGCTGGAAAGACAGTGGCGTGCGCGCATGGCGGGACTGCGGACCAACGCGCTCGTCGCCGCCGGTGCCACGCTGTTCGTGCTGTACGCCGTCGCCGTGGAACCCAACTCCACCCGCGTCGCGTCGTACGTGGTGTCGGGGGTGGGCTTCCTCGGCGGTGGAGTGATTCTGCGCGAGGGGTTCAACGTCCGCGGTCTCAACACCGCGGCCACCCTGTGGTGCTCAGCGGCCGTGGGCGTGCTGGCGGCGGCCGGCGACCTGGCGTTCGCACTGATCGGGACGGGCGCGATCGTCGCCACTCATCTACTGCTGCGGCCGCTGGGGCGGCTCATCGACCGTGATCAGCACGTGGAGGAGGACGAACCGCAGTCGCCGTATGAGGTGCAGGTGATCTGCCGGCCGAAGTCCGAGAAATACCTACGCGCCCAGATCGTGCAGCACACCGCCAGCAACGACCTGATACTGCGGGGGATTCACACCGTTCGCGCCGGCGAGGACAACATCGCGCTCACCGCGTCGATGCTGTCAGACAGTCGGGCGCCCGACCGGCTTGAGCGACTGGTGGGCGAGTTGTCGCTGCAGCCAGGCGTCTACGCGGTCCAGTGGCACGCCGAGGATCAGTCGACACTGTCCTCGGACTGA
- a CDS encoding PPE family protein, SVP subgroup — protein MGAGATVGRISVPPTWVTSAPVAEDSHRRCS, from the coding sequence TTGGGCGCGGGGGCCACGGTCGGCAGGATCAGCGTTCCGCCCACTTGGGTGACCAGCGCGCCGGTGGCCGAAGATTCCCACCGGCGGTGTTCGTAG
- the eccE gene encoding type VII secretion protein EccE: MKAQHALGLNLSWMRVTVVFLIDVGILVLAGRWPGDPKAADYAWWSGVAVAVLVALLALLTYRRVPISTMWAAWVADQFTDPEAALHRGRGTTIDHHRRFGRESIGVREHEGRLVTVIAVGGRATSATGRHGRAAEATLPVERLAAGLRQFDVRLDSIDVVSVGTRKDPRPADDPDVEENPSMPDRRHTWVVLRMDPQRNVNAVATRDSLAATLAAATERLAEEIDGRQLSAQVLHADEFDAVDEAVLAGLEATQLRHRLFRERPAGQITSYWVSPNDINPENLEHLWYPESEATVVTVRLTRGGGRTTEVSVLARYHTADKPSRNVRSALNRFVGRRQLEAVCASLPAPTAHRRMSVPGRDLHDGEQLPVSVDVIEEYTPAAAGARG; encoded by the coding sequence ATGAAGGCACAGCACGCACTAGGTCTGAACCTGTCTTGGATGCGGGTCACCGTCGTCTTTCTGATCGATGTGGGGATCCTGGTCCTCGCCGGTCGCTGGCCCGGTGACCCGAAGGCCGCGGACTACGCGTGGTGGTCGGGTGTCGCCGTCGCCGTGTTGGTCGCGCTCCTCGCGCTGCTCACTTACCGTCGGGTGCCGATCAGCACGATGTGGGCGGCCTGGGTGGCCGATCAGTTCACCGACCCCGAAGCGGCACTACACCGCGGCCGTGGCACCACAATCGATCACCACCGGCGCTTTGGGCGGGAGTCAATCGGGGTCCGCGAACACGAAGGCCGGCTGGTGACGGTCATCGCTGTGGGCGGGCGGGCCACGTCGGCGACCGGCCGGCACGGCCGCGCCGCGGAGGCGACGCTGCCGGTGGAGCGCCTGGCCGCCGGGCTGCGCCAGTTCGACGTACGGCTGGACAGCATCGATGTCGTCTCGGTAGGAACCCGCAAGGATCCCCGCCCCGCCGACGACCCCGACGTCGAAGAGAACCCGTCGATGCCCGACCGCCGCCACACCTGGGTGGTGCTGCGGATGGACCCGCAACGCAACGTCAACGCGGTCGCCACCCGCGACTCGCTAGCCGCTACCTTGGCCGCTGCCACCGAGCGGCTGGCCGAGGAGATCGACGGGCGCCAGCTCAGCGCCCAGGTGCTGCACGCCGACGAGTTCGACGCCGTCGACGAGGCGGTACTCGCGGGCCTGGAGGCCACCCAGCTGCGGCACCGGCTGTTCCGTGAACGACCAGCCGGCCAGATCACCAGCTACTGGGTGTCGCCGAACGACATCAACCCGGAGAACCTCGAACACCTTTGGTACCCGGAGAGCGAAGCAACGGTGGTGACGGTGCGGCTGACCCGCGGTGGCGGCCGAACCACCGAGGTGTCGGTGCTGGCGAGGTACCACACTGCCGACAAACCCAGCCGAAACGTCCGGTCCGCGCTGAACCGGTTCGTGGGCCGACGCCAGCTGGAAGCGGTCTGCGCCAGCCTGCCGGCGCCGACCGCCCACCGGCGGATGTCGGTGCCGGGGCGCGACCTGCACGACGGCGAGCAGCTGCCGGTGTCGGTCGACGTGATCGAGGAGTACACACCTGCGGCGGCTGGGGCGCGCGGGTGA
- a CDS encoding PE family protein codes for MTFVNTQPEALTAAAGNLAAIGSALSAQNAAAATPTTGVVPAAADEVSALTAAQFAAHASMYQAISAQAEAIHQAFVATLNTSANTYAATEAANAASAG; via the coding sequence ATGACTTTTGTGAACACCCAACCGGAGGCGCTGACGGCGGCTGCGGGCAACCTGGCCGCCATCGGGTCGGCGCTCAGTGCTCAGAACGCCGCGGCGGCAACGCCGACCACGGGTGTCGTTCCGGCCGCTGCTGATGAGGTCTCGGCGCTGACTGCTGCGCAGTTCGCCGCGCACGCCAGCATGTACCAGGCCATCAGCGCCCAGGCGGAGGCTATCCACCAGGCGTTCGTGGCCACCTTGAACACCAGTGCCAACACCTACGCGGCGACCGAGGCGGCTAACGCCGCATCGGCCGGATAG
- a CDS encoding WXG100 family type VII secretion target, translating to MSINYQFGDVDAHGALIRAQAASLEAEHQAIVHDVLAAGDFWGGAGSVACQEFVAQLGRNFAVIYEQANSHGQKVQSAGNNMANTDASVGSSWA from the coding sequence ATGTCGATTAACTACCAGTTCGGTGATGTGGATGCGCACGGTGCGTTGATTCGTGCTCAGGCTGCGTCGTTGGAGGCCGAGCACCAGGCGATCGTGCACGATGTGCTGGCTGCCGGTGATTTCTGGGGTGGTGCGGGTTCGGTGGCGTGCCAGGAGTTTGTGGCGCAGTTGGGTCGCAACTTCGCGGTGATCTACGAGCAGGCCAACAGCCACGGTCAGAAGGTGCAGTCGGCCGGCAACAACATGGCCAACACCGACGCCTCGGTCGGCTCCAGCTGGGCGTGA
- a CDS encoding PPE family protein has protein sequence MDFGAFPPEINSARIYTGPGSGPMMAAAAAWDKMAAELSSAEAAYQGVINGLVSEGWMGPASNAMAAAATPYAVWMGVTAAQVEQAAMQAKAAAAAFDAAYAMTVAPPLIVANRSQLAALVATNFLGQNAAAIAATEAQYGQMWAQDAAAMYGYAASSAAATKVTPFTAPHEVADPTAQGTQQAAVSQAAGTAATSNAQSAVSQALTNTPNTLQSLASPLQGAAEAGGGVVEPPISTGDLANGVTNLMSSSFSPMGAAAISSFAADMAVVRGAAIAAGDPLGLGAIDPFTPMLGGLGAGLGNGMHGLGGLGTASASMGHAASVGALSVPQSWAAAVPATAAPGTSVAATGWTVAAHAPEAGAAGMPGVPLAGAGQGRNYGFAAPRYGFKPTVMARPVVAG, from the coding sequence ATGGACTTCGGAGCATTTCCGCCGGAAATCAACTCAGCACGTATCTACACCGGCCCCGGTTCGGGACCGATGATGGCCGCTGCGGCGGCCTGGGACAAGATGGCCGCCGAACTCAGCTCGGCCGAAGCCGCCTACCAGGGCGTCATCAACGGCCTCGTGAGCGAAGGCTGGATGGGGCCGGCCTCCAACGCGATGGCCGCCGCGGCGACCCCCTACGCGGTGTGGATGGGCGTCACCGCCGCCCAGGTAGAGCAGGCCGCCATGCAGGCCAAGGCGGCGGCCGCGGCGTTCGACGCGGCATACGCGATGACGGTCGCACCGCCGCTGATCGTCGCCAACCGGTCCCAGCTCGCAGCTCTCGTGGCGACCAATTTCCTCGGTCAGAACGCTGCGGCGATCGCGGCCACCGAGGCCCAGTACGGCCAGATGTGGGCCCAGGACGCCGCTGCCATGTACGGGTACGCGGCGTCGTCCGCAGCGGCCACCAAGGTCACGCCGTTCACCGCACCGCATGAGGTCGCCGACCCGACGGCGCAGGGTACGCAGCAGGCGGCGGTCTCCCAGGCCGCCGGTACGGCCGCCACTTCCAATGCGCAATCCGCAGTGTCCCAGGCGCTTACGAACACACCGAACACTCTGCAGAGCCTTGCTTCGCCGCTGCAGGGAGCGGCTGAGGCCGGCGGCGGCGTCGTCGAACCGCCGATCAGCACCGGCGACCTGGCGAACGGGGTGACCAACCTGATGAGCAGCTCGTTCAGCCCGATGGGCGCGGCGGCGATCTCCAGCTTCGCTGCCGACATGGCGGTGGTGCGTGGTGCTGCCATCGCCGCCGGCGACCCGCTGGGTTTGGGTGCCATCGACCCGTTCACGCCGATGCTCGGCGGGCTGGGCGCTGGATTGGGCAACGGAATGCACGGCTTGGGTGGTCTGGGTACCGCCTCAGCCAGCATGGGCCACGCCGCGTCGGTCGGTGCGCTGTCGGTGCCGCAGTCGTGGGCTGCTGCCGTTCCGGCCACCGCCGCTCCGGGCACCTCGGTCGCGGCCACCGGCTGGACGGTCGCCGCGCACGCACCGGAGGCCGGCGCGGCCGGCATGCCCGGGGTGCCGCTGGCGGGCGCCGGTCAGGGCCGCAACTACGGTTTCGCCGCCCCGCGGTACGGCTTCAAGCCCACCGTGATGGCTCGGCCGGTGGTCGCCGGCTAG
- a CDS encoding WXG100 family type VII secretion target — MATRFMTDPDAMRSMAGRFDVHAQTVEDEARRMWASSTNISGAGWGGLAERTSMDTMGQMQTAFRNIVNMLHGVRDGLIRDANHYEQQEAASQQILSS; from the coding sequence ATGGCAACACGTTTTATGACTGATCCGGACGCGATGCGTTCGATGGCGGGCCGTTTTGATGTGCACGCGCAGACGGTGGAGGACGAGGCTCGCCGGATGTGGGCGTCGTCGACCAACATCTCTGGTGCTGGTTGGGGTGGTCTGGCGGAGCGGACTTCGATGGACACCATGGGTCAGATGCAGACGGCGTTTCGCAACATCGTGAACATGCTGCACGGTGTGCGTGATGGTCTGATTCGCGACGCTAACCACTACGAGCAGCAGGAAGCTGCTTCTCAGCAGATCCTGTCGAGCTAG
- the eccA gene encoding type VII secretion AAA-ATPase EccA produces MVAGMLASGISVNGLQPSHNPQVALQMFTTASSIDPSMCDAWLARVLAGDSDIEVLANAWSTVRTFGWETRRLGLSDLEFRPEVSDGMFLRLLITSVESLAAAYAAALAEAKRYEEAAKLLDGIEPRNPFETELVSYVRGLLYFRTGRWPDVLKQFPASAPWRQPELKAAAAAMATTALASLGVFEEATRRAQEAIEGDRVPGAANVALYTQGMCLRHLGREDEAAELLRRVYSRDSKFTPAREALDNPDYRLVLTDPETIEARTDPWDPDSAPTREQAEAHRHAEEAARYLAEGDAELAAMLGMEQAKREIKLIKATTKVNLARAKMGLPVPVTSRHTLLLGPPGTGKTSVARAFTKQLCGLTVLRKPLVVETNRSKLLGRYMADAEKNTEELLEGALGGAVFFDEMHTLHERGYSQGDAYGNAIINTLLLYMENHRDELVVFGAGYANAMEKMLEVNQGLRRRFSTVIEFYSYTPPELLELTKMMGAENEDVVSDEAVEGLLPSYEKFYADENYSEDGDLIRGIDVLGNAGFVRNVVEKARDHRSFRLDDSELDAVLSGDVTDFSEEWLHKFKELTREDLAEGLSAAVAEKKTS; encoded by the coding sequence ATGGTTGCGGGAATGCTGGCCTCCGGGATCTCGGTCAACGGGCTGCAGCCCAGCCATAATCCGCAGGTCGCGCTGCAGATGTTCACCACCGCCAGCTCGATCGACCCGAGCATGTGCGATGCCTGGCTGGCCCGGGTGCTGGCCGGAGACTCCGACATCGAGGTGCTGGCGAACGCCTGGTCGACGGTGCGCACGTTCGGCTGGGAGACCCGCCGGCTCGGCCTGTCCGACCTGGAATTCCGTCCCGAGGTCTCCGACGGGATGTTCCTGCGGCTGCTGATCACCAGTGTGGAATCGCTGGCCGCCGCCTACGCCGCTGCGCTGGCCGAAGCCAAACGCTACGAAGAGGCGGCGAAGCTGCTCGACGGCATCGAGCCGCGGAACCCCTTCGAGACCGAGTTGGTCAGCTACGTCCGCGGTCTGTTGTATTTCCGGACCGGCCGCTGGCCGGACGTGCTCAAGCAGTTCCCGGCGTCGGCTCCCTGGCGTCAACCCGAACTCAAGGCGGCGGCCGCGGCGATGGCCACCACCGCGCTGGCTTCGCTGGGGGTCTTCGAAGAAGCGACGCGGCGCGCGCAGGAGGCCATCGAGGGCGACCGGGTGCCCGGCGCCGCCAACGTCGCGCTCTACACCCAAGGCATGTGTCTGCGGCATCTCGGCCGCGAGGACGAGGCCGCCGAGCTGCTGCGCCGGGTCTATTCGCGGGACTCGAAATTCACACCCGCCCGCGAGGCCCTGGACAATCCCGACTATCGGCTGGTGCTGACCGACCCCGAGACCATCGAGGCCCGCACCGATCCATGGGACCCGGACAGCGCACCCACGCGGGAGCAGGCCGAAGCCCATCGGCACGCCGAGGAAGCCGCGCGCTACCTGGCCGAGGGCGACGCGGAGCTGGCCGCCATGCTCGGCATGGAGCAGGCCAAGCGCGAGATCAAGCTGATCAAGGCGACCACCAAGGTGAACCTTGCGCGCGCCAAGATGGGCCTGCCGGTTCCGGTGACGTCGCGGCACACCCTGTTGCTCGGTCCGCCCGGCACCGGCAAGACGTCGGTGGCGCGGGCATTCACCAAGCAGCTGTGTGGCTTGACCGTGCTGCGCAAACCGCTGGTGGTGGAGACCAACCGCTCCAAGCTGCTGGGCCGCTACATGGCCGATGCCGAGAAGAACACCGAAGAGTTGCTCGAAGGCGCACTCGGTGGTGCGGTGTTCTTCGACGAGATGCACACCCTGCATGAACGCGGCTACAGCCAGGGCGACGCGTACGGCAACGCGATCATCAACACGCTGCTGCTCTACATGGAGAACCACCGTGACGAGCTGGTGGTGTTCGGCGCCGGCTATGCCAACGCCATGGAGAAGATGCTCGAGGTGAACCAGGGCCTGCGGCGCCGGTTCTCGACGGTGATCGAGTTCTACAGCTACACCCCGCCGGAATTGCTGGAACTGACCAAGATGATGGGGGCGGAGAACGAGGACGTGGTCAGCGACGAGGCGGTCGAGGGGCTGCTGCCGTCGTATGAGAAGTTCTACGCCGACGAGAACTACTCCGAAGACGGTGACCTGATCCGCGGTATCGATGTGCTGGGTAACGCCGGATTCGTCCGCAACGTCGTGGAGAAGGCGCGCGACCACCGCAGTTTCCGTCTCGATGATTCTGAATTGGACGCGGTGCTCTCCGGCGATGTCACCGATTTCAGCGAGGAATGGCTGCACAAGTTCAAAGAACTGACCCGCGAGGACCTCGCCGAAGGGCTCAGCGCGGCGGTTGCCGAGAAGAAAACATCCTGA